Within the Streptomyces sp. R41 genome, the region GAGGCGGTCGAGTTGGCGCTCCACGGCCCCGTGCCGCGACCCGGTGCGCCGGGCCACTTCCGCGAGGTCTCCGCACTGTCCCACCGCGTCCAGCAGGGACAGGTCGGGGCGGGTGAAGGGGAAGGGAAGGGGAGAAGTTTCCGGCCGGTCGGGAACAGACGTTGTCGCAGACGTCATCGCGGGCTTTATCGCAGGCGCTGTCGCGGGCTTTATTGCAGGCGCTATTGCAGGCGTTGTTTCTGACCCGTAAGACAATGTCGGTTTCCTTTTTGGTCAAGGACTGTGCCGCTTGATTGTCCGCAGTGGCTCAATGAATTCGCTGCGGCGATCTTAGGCGCGTCCTCTCTTCGGGCTCTCCTCGCGCCGGGGTGAGGAGAGCGTCCGAAGACGGTCCGGATAGATCCGGACAGGACCGTCATGGATCCCGACAGGACCCTCGTGGATCCTGGTAGGACCCTCAGGCCTGGTCGGTCGGGCGGATGAAGATCTCGTTGACCGTCATGTGGGAGGGCGCCGTCACGGCGTAGCGCACCGCCTCGGCGATGTCGGCCGCCTGCAACTGCCGGATCTTGCTCACCCGTTCCTCGATGGCGGCCTTCGTCGGCGCGTGCGTGATGTGCTCGCGCAGTTCGGTCTCGACGGTGCCCGGCTCGATGACCACCACGCGCACACCGCGCTCGGTGACCTCCTGGCGAAGCCCCTCGCTGAACCCGTTCACGGCGAACTTGCTGGCGTTGTAGCCGGCGGCGCCGCGGCCCGCCACACGCGCGGCGATCGAGGAGATCTGCACGACCGCGCCCTGGCTCTTGAGCAGGTGCGGCAGTGCCGCGTGGGTCATGTACATCAGGCCCAGGACGTTGGTGCCGATCATGCGGGTCCAGTCCGTGGTGTCGGCGCCCTCGACCGGACCCAGCAGCATCACCCCGGCGTTGTTCACCAGGACGTCGAGCCGCCCCAGGGTCTCCACGGTCGAGCGCACGGCGCCGTGGACCGCCTGCTCGTCGGTGACGTCCAGTTCGAGTACGTGGACGGTGGCGCCGGTGGCCTCCAGTTCGTCCCTCAGGGCGTGCAGCCGGTCGACCCGGCGGGCCGCGACGGCCACGGCGGCACCCTCGGCGGCCAGCACCCGTGCCGTGGCCGCGCCGATTCCCGAGCTCGCACCCGTGATGAGCGCTACTTTCCCCTGCAGTGCTGAAGTCATCATTCCCCCGGTGGGTGATGGATAGGGCGCGCGAATGACGGACACGGTGCGCGAACGTACGTACAGAGCGCGCGAATGTCTTGAGAATGGTGTGCGGTGGCGCCTGGAAAGGGCTGGATGCCGTGACGCTATCAGCCGCGGCATTGTGCGGTGAATGGCTGTCGGCGCCTCAGGTTATGACTGTTTCCGGCCGGTTATGCATGCCCGGCCGCAGGCCAGGACGCCTCCGCGCGGGCACGGCAGATTGGGTCGACGACAGCACGTCGGCACGACCCCTGTGCAGCGACCTGTGCAGCGATAGGCGGTGGATGATGCAGAACGATGCAGCGGTCCAGGAAGAGAGGGCGGCGGCACCGTCGTACCCGATGCCACGTGTCTCCCCCGTGGACCCGCCGCCGCAGCTCGCCGCGCTGCGGGCCGGACGCGCCGCGAGCCGGGTGACGCTGTGGGACGGCAGCGAGGTGTGGCTGGTGACCTCGCACGCCGGTGTCCGGGCCGTGCTGGGTGACCGTCGGTTCACCGCGGTCACCAGCGCCCCCGGCTTCCCGATGCTGACCCGCACCTCGCAACTCGTGCGCGCGGCGCCCCACACGGCCTCGTTCATCCGCATGGACGACCCGGACCACTCCCGGCTGCGCTCGATGCTCACCCGCGACTTCCTCGCGCGCAAGGCGGAGGAAATGCGGCCCGTGCTGCGGGAGTTGCTGGATGACATGCTGGGCGGTCTGGTGGCGGCCGGTGAGAAGCCCGTCGATCTCGTCGCCGGTCTGACGATTCCCGTGCCGTCCCGGGTCATCGCCCTGCTGTTCGGCGTGGGCGAGGACCGCCGGGACTTCATCGAGGGCCGCAGCGCGATTCTCATCGACCGTGGCTACACCCCCGATCAAGTGGCCACCGCAAGGGACGAGTTGGACGGCTTCCTGCGGGAGCTCGTCGAATCGCGGGTCGCCGATCCCGGCACCGATCTGGTGAGCCGTCTGGTGACCGACCAGGTACGGCCCGGCCGGCTGAGCGTCGAGGAACTGGTCCCGATGTGCCGGCTGCTGCTGGTGGCGGGGCACGGCACGACCACCAGTCAGGCCAGCCTCAGTCTGCTCAGCCTGGCCACCGACCCCGGCCTCGCCGACGCCCTGACCAAGGACGAGAGCCTGCTGCCCAAGGCGGTCGAGGAGTTGCTGCGCTTCCACTCCATCGTGCAGAACGGACTGGCCCGCGCCGCCATCGAGGACGTACAGCTGGACGACGTGACGATCAAGGCCGGCGAGGGTGTCGTCCTCTCGCTCTCGGCGGGCAACCGCGACGAGCGGGTCTTCCCGTCCCCGGACACCCTCGACCCGCACCGCGACGCCCGCCGCCATCTGGCCTTCGGCCACGGCATCCACCAGTGCCTGGGGCAGTGGCTCGCCAAGGTCGAGATCGAGGAGATGCTGGCCGCCGTGCTGCGCTGGATGCCCGGTGTGCGGCTGGCCGTGCCGTTCGAGGAGCTGGACTTCCGCCACGAGGTGTCCAGTTACGGACTCGGCGCGCTCCCGGTCACCTGGTGACAGACGTGAGCGACGCGAGCGACGCGAGTGGCATGAGCGACGGGAGCCACGCGGCCGGCGCGAGCCGCCTGACGATCACCGTCGACCCGGACGCGTGCTGCGCCATGGGCCGGTGCGCGGCGAGTGAGCCGGAACTCTTCGACCAGGACCCCGACACCGGCACCGTGGTCCTGCTCGACCCCACCCCCGCGCCCGCACGGCACGCATCGGCCCGGCTCTGCGCCGAGTTGTGCCCGTGCGGGGCCATCACGGTCACCGAGGACTGAGAGCCCGCGCCCCAGCGGCGCCCTTCGCCGCTCAGCGGCCGACAAGGAGCGATCATGATCCAAGCCCCTGGTTCCGTCCCGTCCGGCGCCACCGCCGCCGAGGCGGCGCTCGCCGCCGACGACTCCCCGATGGGTGACGCTGCCCGGTGGGCGGTAGGGCTGCTGACGGCGCCCGACCTCGCCCCGGACGAGTCCACAGCCGGTCGTTTCGTGCCGACCTTCCCCGCCCGGCACGCGCGGGGCTTCTCCGCGACGCTGGAGGAGTGGCGTACGAAGGGGCCGTTCACGGTCCGGGAGTACCAGCCCGTCGCCCACAAGGGCTGGGTCGTCCTGTCCGGGCCCACCGGCCTGCGCCACACGCTGTCGCTGACCCTCGACTCCACCGGGCTGATCCGCATCCTCGCCCTCCAGCCCGAGACGGTGATCCCCGAGATACGCACCTGGGACGAGCTGGAGGACACGCTGCGCATATCCGGCGTCGACCACTCCGTCCTCGCCGCGCGCCTCACGCCCGGCGGAACCGCCGTCCTGCACGAGTCGGCCGCCGCCCGGCCGATGCCCACCGGCTCCGCGTACAAGCTCTATGTGATGCGCGCCCTCGTCCAGGCGATCGAGAGCGGCGAGCTGAGCTGGGACGACGAGGTCACCGTACGGCCCGAACTGCGCAGCCTGCCCACGGGCGACATGCAGGATCTGCCGGACGGAAGCCGCGTCCCGGTGCGCGAGACGGCGTACAAGATGATCGCGATGAGCGACAACACCGGCGCCGATCTGATCGCGGACCGGTTGGGCCGGGACGCCGTCGAGCGTGCCGTGACCGCCTCCCGCCACCACGACCCCTCCCTCCTGCGTCCCTTCCTGACCAGCCACGAGGTCTTCGAACTCGGCTGGGGCGCACCGGAGTTGCGTAAGGCCTGGGCCGAGCGCGACGAGTCCGGACGGCGCGAGCTGCTGCGCGAGATCGCCCGGCCGATGACGGTGCGCGGCTCCGATCTGGGCGAGACGGTGCACCGGCTGGGCCTCGACTGGCACATGACCGCGTACGACGTGCTCCACGTCCTCGAAGGACTCCGGCACGACAGCGAGCGGGACGCCACCGGCACGGTGGAGCACATCCTGACCGCCTACCCCGGCATCCCCGTCGACCACGCCAAGTGGTCCAGGGTGTACTTCAAGGCCGGTTCCTGCCCCGGCGTGATGATGTTCTGCTGGCTTCTCCAGGACCGGGCCGGCACCGTGCACGTCCTGGTGCTGCGGCAGGCGGCCGACGAGCAGAAGCCCATCGGCGACGGCCTGTTCCTGCGCGGACTGGGTGCGCGGGTCATCAACTCCGGTCTGCTGGAGGCCGGCCCGGAGCACGGCGAAGGAGCCGAGCCCGGCACAGCTCCGCAGCACGGCGAAGGAGCCGACCGGGAAGCCACCCGGTGAGCGTCAAGGACCGACTCCTCGCCGTTCTCGTCGCCGTGCTGTGGGGGCTGAACTTCCTCGCCGTACGGATCGGACTCGACCACTACCCGCCGCTCTTCCTCTCCGCGCTGCGCTTCCTCGTCCTCGCCGTGCCGGTGATCCTCTTCGTGCCCCGCCCGAAGGCGCCGGTGCGCTGGCTGGTGGTCTACGGACTGGGCTTCGGGGTCCTGCAGTTCGGGCTGCTCTTCCTCGCCATCGACCAGGGCATGCCGTCCGGGCAGGCCTCGGTCGTGGTGCAGGCTTCGGCCCCGTTCACCATGCTGCTCGGCGCGCTGCTGCTGGGCGAACGGGTCTCCCCGCGGCAGCTGGGCGGAATAGCCCTCGCCGTGCTCGGCATGGCGGTGATCGCGGTGGAACGGGCCCGCAGCGCCGCTCTGCTCCCGCTGCTGCTGACCCTGCTGGCGGCGCTCGGCTGGGCACTCGGCAACATCGCCAGCCGCCAGGCCCGCCCCGACCATCCGCTGCGCTTCGCCCTGTGGATGTCCGTCGTGCCGCCGCTGCCGCTGCTGGCCCTGTCCGCCGTCATGGAGGGCCCGACCACCGGCTGGCGCGCACTCGGCGGCTCGTTCGACGCCGACGGCTGGCCCGGCCTGGCGGCCCTGGTGTACACCGCGCTCGCGGGCTCGGTGGTCGGCTCGGGCATCTGGACCACCCTGCTGAAGCGCTACGAGGCGGGCGTCGTGGCCCCGTTCTCCATGCTGGTCCCGGTGGTGGGGGTGGCGGCGGCGTGGGCGGTGCTGGGGGAGGAGCTGACGGGGTGGTCACTGACGGGCGGCGTGGCGGTGGTGGTGGGGGTCCTGGCGGGAACGGGTTGGGCACCGAGGGTGCCCTTCCGGCGAAGCAGTGGGGGAGCGCCCCTTGAGGGGCGCGAGGCTGTGACATCTGCGGCTCCGCCGCGTGGGCGCGCCCGGCCACGACCCACCCGCACCGACCGAACGGAGAATCAGTCCCCCGAACCGACCGCCCCGGCCCAGAACACCCACCGGTCATAAGGCACGAACCCCATGGCCGCGTTGACCGCGATCATCGCGTCGTTGTCCTCGGCGTTGGCCGTCTCGATGAGCCGCACACCCGGCTCATGCCGCAACACGTACTCCAGGTTCGCCAGCTTGAGCAGCCGCCCCAGCCGATGTCCCCGATGCGCCCGGTGCACGACGGTCATCCCCTGAAGCGCGTACTCAGGATTCCCCGTGGTCTTCGAGACACTCGTGTACCCGGCCAGACGGCCACTCGCGTCGTGGACGACACCGGTGTGGTACGCCCGCCGCCCGCGCCCGACGCGCATGGTCTCGAACTCCCGGGCGTAGCTGGTCTCGACTTCCTGCTCCTCGTCGAAGGCCTCGTCGCCCAGCGACTCATCGCCGAGCGACCGTTCCAGCACGGACACCCGTACCGCGTATTCGTCGGGCGTGATGGTCCCCCAGGTGACGAGGGAGTACCCCTCCGGCACGGCGGGGACGCCGTCGGCCAGCGGATCGTGCGCGCCGAGGTCCAGCCACTGGTGCACTCCGGCCGGTACGGCCGAGCGCTCCGCCCCCATCGCCGCCGCGAAGGCGGCCGGTCCCGGGTCGCGCGCCGGGCCGCCGGGCAGTGCCTCCACCACGGTCGCGGCGAGCGCGGAACGCCCGTGCCCCGCGGCGATGTCGGCCGCCCGCTCGTACAGCGCGCGCCCGATGCCCCGGCGGCGCAGCTGCGGGTGGACGAGGAGCTGGTCCACGCGTGCCACGCCGGCGCCGTCGGGCAGCGCGAGCCGCAGCGCGCCGACGACCCGGCCGCCGTGCCCGTCGTGGCGTACGACCCAGTCCTCCAGCTTGGTGGCGGGCGGCGGGAAGCGCAGCGAGCCCGTCATGTCGGCGGTGCAGGGGGGCGCGGCCTCCGGGACGTCACCGGCCGAGTCGGCGAGCAGCCGCAGCCACTGGCCGACCGTGGTCTCGTCGTCGGCGGCCAGCGGGCTGAAGCGCAGGTCGTGCGTGATGTCGTTCAAGGGGTGTTCTCCCAGTCGCTACGGTCGGCGCGGTCGGGGGCGATGCCCATGGCCTGGACGTCGTACAGCCCGAAGGCCGGATGGACGTACACATTGGTGACCCACGGGTTGCGGAAGTGCAGGGTCTTGTCGTGGACCAGGGGAAGGATCACGGCGTGTTCCATCACCAGGCGTTCGACGGCGCTCCACTGGCGGGCCCGTTCGGCGGGGTCGGTGGTGTGCAGGCTCTGGTCGATGAGCTCGTTGACGCGCGGGTCGTCGAGCTCGGCGATGTTCCAGTTGCCGCCGTTGGGTTTGATCTGGCGGCCGTCCACGAGGGGCGCGAGGAAGCCGTACTCGGTGGGGAAGTCGGCGCCCCAGTCGGTGACGATGAGCCCGAGCGCGTGCTCGCGGACGGTCTCCGGGTGCCCGGCGCCCAGGCTGAAGTAGCTCGCGACGTCCAGTTCCTTCACGGTCAGCCGGATGCCGACCCGGGCCACCGACTCGGCGACCGCGTCGGCGACCAGCCGGAACTTGCCGCGCTGGGTGCCGATCACCGCGTCGAAGCCGTCCGGCAGCCCCGCCGCCGCCAGCTCGGCGCGCGCCGCGTCGAGGTCGCCGCGCAGGTCCGGGCCGGTCGGATACCGGTCCAGGTCCTGATGCGCGGGCAGCCGTGGCGGGAACAGCGCCGTGGTGAGGTCCCCGCCGGTGACCGGGCCGCCGCGCGCCTGCTGGAGCAGGATCTTGTCGGCCGCGTAGTGCACGGCGCGGCGCGCGTGCACGTTGTCGAACGGCGGGATGTGCGGCTGGATCGACACGAAGTGCAGGAAGCTCGTCCGCGGATTGTCCGTGTACGACCGCAGGACACCGTCCGTCGTGACACGGCCCTGCGCCGCGTGCTGGAGGCCCCGGCCCTCGAGGTTGATGTCGAACTCCCCGGCGATCAGCCGCTCGTCGAGCTCGTCGACGTCCACCCCGATGGTCAGCTCCACCCGGTCGGGCAGCGCGGGCCGCACCGGGTCCGTGGCGCGGTCCCAGTACGGGTTGCGCTCGAAGTGCATGAACTTGCCCGGCCGGTGGACGGCGATCCGGTACGGACCGCTGGAGCGCGGGTTCTCCCCGTAGTCGGCCCCGGTGTCCGCGCGCCGCGGCACCGGGGCCGCGCAGGGCTGCGCCATCAGATGGTCGAAGTCCGAGAACGGGCGCCGCAGTTGGAAGACGATCGTGCGCTCGTCGGGGGTGAGCACGGACCGCAGCGGGTCGCTGGTCCGGTACGGACCCGGGTACGGCCGCGCGGGATCGTCGAGGAGCGGTACGAGGTAGGTCGGGCCGCCGGGCAGCACGTCCTGCGCGAACACCCGCTGCACGGCGTGGCGTAGGTCGTCCGAGGTGATCGGGGTGCCGTCGTCGTAGCGCAGGTTCTCGCGCAGCCGGTACGTCCAGGTGCGGCCGCCGTCGCTCACCCGCCCGGGGCTCTCGGCGAGGTCCGGGACGGGGACGAGCCCGGCGGGGCCCGGGTCGGTGGGGTAGGCCATGAGGGTGCGGTTGAGCATCCGCTGCAGCAGCCACACCCACACGTAGTAGGTGCGCGCGGGGTCGAGGGAGTCCACATCGGCCGAGGAGACCAGACGGAGCGTGCCGCCGCGCCGGTCCGAGGGGTTCACCATCGAACCGACGCCGGCGTCCCAGCCGGCACCCGCACCCGCCGCCGCTTCGGTGATTCGCGTACTCATCGTGCCGTCTCCCCGATCCGCAGCAGGAAAGAGTGCTCCTCGCTCGCCAGGCAGCCGCGCGCGAGTTTCGCCTCGACGCTGCCGATCCCGGCGTGCAGGACGGACACGCCCTCGCGCGCGGCGGCCTCGAGGACGCGGTAGTACAGGACGTCGTAATAGAGCGGCAGCTTGCCCTGGGCGTCGTAGTCGAATCCGGCGCGGTGGCCGAACCACTGCTCCTCGCCGCGGGCCCGGGAGCGCAGCACCATGCCGAAGCCGATGATGCTGCCGTCCTTGCGCGCCACCGAGACCATGGCGTCGTCGCCCATGACCTCGGAGATCCAGCTCAGCAGCCCGGCCGAGTGCTCGGGGCTCGCCGGATTGCCGTACTTGCGCAGCAGGTTGCAGTCGAGCTCGCCCAGGCGCGGGGCCAGTGCCTTGGTCAGCGGTTCGAGGTGGACCTCCACCTTGGCCTCGGCCAGCGCCCGGCGCTCCAGGCGCACCCGGCGGCGCCGGTGCTTGCTCATCTCCTCGAGGAACTGGTCCCAGCCGCCGGGCGGAATGGGCAGCCAGGCGTAGTGCGCCGAGAGGTGCGAACGGTAGCCGCGGCCGCGCAACAGCTCGACCAGGCCGGTGTCGCGGACGTCGACATGGGGGAAGCAGACGGACGCCGCCCCGCGCTCCGCGGCGAGTTGCTCGGCCCGCTCCAGCAGCGCCTCGACGTCCGAGGGCAGCGCATCGGGTCGGGCCGGCGCCCGGGTGCGTCCCAGGTGCCGGCCGCCGCACACCAGGGACGGCAGCAGGGCCGCCGGATCGCCCTGGGCCACCTCGGTGAGGACGGCCTCGGCCTCCGGTGTGCCGCCGTCCTCCAGAGCCCGGGAGAGCATCGCGTCCGGCCGGGCGAGCAGCCACGGCACCGAGTCGTCGGCCCACGCGGCGACGAGGCCCGCGACCGGCTTGTCGTCCCGGTGCTGGACGAGAAAGTCCATCGTGGTCCCGGAGTTGCGCTCCTGGACCGCCAGCCAGCGGGAGGTCTGGAAGAAGTCCTCCGCGCCGAGCAGGTCGTCCCAGCCGGCGGCGGGCAGCGCGGCGGCGTCCGCCACCGCCCGCACATCGCCCCGGCTGCCCGCATACGGACCGGTGCCCCTCACAGCTTCTGTGCCCCGTCCTCCTCGACCACGAAGTCGAGGTACGCGGCCGCCTTGTCGGCCAGGGCCTGTGCTTCGAGGCGGTCGGGGCCGTTGCAGTAGGTGAAGCCGACGCAGGAGGAGTTGTCCATGCGCTGCAACAGGTGGTCGCCCTTCTCCACGTGCAGCAGCACCTGCACGCCCGGCACCGAGGAGGCGGCCTCCACGCCGTCCACGCGCTTGAGGACGCCGCGCCGCTGCGGGTAGATCATGCGGACGGCGGCGCCGCCGGTGTGGATGACCGGCTCGATCGGCGGGATCTCGCCGATCGCGAGCAGCCAGGCGTCCAGGATGGGGCTGCGCCCGGTGACGTCCGTGACGAGCATGGTCATGCAGCTCGACGGTGTGCGCGGGTTGGCCTCGATGATGCGCCAGCCGGACTCGGTGCGCCGGACCTCGGTGTGGCAGGGCCCGCGGTCGTAGCCGATGGCCTCCAGCGTCCTTCGCACCACGGAGTAGAGCTCGTCGCGCTCGTCGTCGGAGAGCGGCACGGGGAAGGTGTGCCCGCACTCGATGTAGGCCGGGTCGCCGAACAGGTCCTTCGAAGTGACGCCGAAGACGTGGGTGTGTCCGTCCACCGTCATCGTCTCGACGCTGACCTCGACGCCTTCGACGTACGTCTCCAGGAGCACGTCGCCCGAACGCGGCTGGCCGCGCAGGCTGTGCCGTATCCCGGACAGCTCCTGCCACGCCTCGACCAGTTGGTCCATGTCGTCGACGCGGCGGACCCCGTAACTGATCGCCTCCGCGGGCGGTTTGGCGATCATCGGGAAGCCGAGCCGCTCGGCCGCTTCTTCGAGCTGTTCGCGGCCGCCGACCAGCATGTGGGGGATGTTGAACGGTACGTCGCCGAGCGCGACGCGCAGCCGGTCCTTGACGTTGGCGGTCTCCACGGCAGCGGGGTCGGGACCCGGCAGACCGAGGCGCCGGGCCGCTTGCGCGGCGAGCACCGTGTGGTAGTCGGAGAACGACGTCAGACCGTCCACCAGGGGAGCGCCGTTGTCGTCGGTCACCAC harbors:
- a CDS encoding GNAT family N-acetyltransferase; this translates as MNDITHDLRFSPLAADDETTVGQWLRLLADSAGDVPEAAPPCTADMTGSLRFPPPATKLEDWVVRHDGHGGRVVGALRLALPDGAGVARVDQLLVHPQLRRRGIGRALYERAADIAAGHGRSALAATVVEALPGGPARDPGPAAFAAAMGAERSAVPAGVHQWLDLGAHDPLADGVPAVPEGYSLVTWGTITPDEYAVRVSVLERSLGDESLGDEAFDEEQEVETSYAREFETMRVGRGRRAYHTGVVHDASGRLAGYTSVSKTTGNPEYALQGMTVVHRAHRGHRLGRLLKLANLEYVLRHEPGVRLIETANAEDNDAMIAVNAAMGFVPYDRWVFWAGAVGSGD
- a CDS encoding serine hydrolase gives rise to the protein MIQAPGSVPSGATAAEAALAADDSPMGDAARWAVGLLTAPDLAPDESTAGRFVPTFPARHARGFSATLEEWRTKGPFTVREYQPVAHKGWVVLSGPTGLRHTLSLTLDSTGLIRILALQPETVIPEIRTWDELEDTLRISGVDHSVLAARLTPGGTAVLHESAAARPMPTGSAYKLYVMRALVQAIESGELSWDDEVTVRPELRSLPTGDMQDLPDGSRVPVRETAYKMIAMSDNTGADLIADRLGRDAVERAVTASRHHDPSLLRPFLTSHEVFELGWGAPELRKAWAERDESGRRELLREIARPMTVRGSDLGETVHRLGLDWHMTAYDVLHVLEGLRHDSERDATGTVEHILTAYPGIPVDHAKWSRVYFKAGSCPGVMMFCWLLQDRAGTVHVLVLRQAADEQKPIGDGLFLRGLGARVINSGLLEAGPEHGEGAEPGTAPQHGEGADREATR
- a CDS encoding EamA family transporter produces the protein MSVKDRLLAVLVAVLWGLNFLAVRIGLDHYPPLFLSALRFLVLAVPVILFVPRPKAPVRWLVVYGLGFGVLQFGLLFLAIDQGMPSGQASVVVQASAPFTMLLGALLLGERVSPRQLGGIALAVLGMAVIAVERARSAALLPLLLTLLAALGWALGNIASRQARPDHPLRFALWMSVVPPLPLLALSAVMEGPTTGWRALGGSFDADGWPGLAALVYTALAGSVVGSGIWTTLLKRYEAGVVAPFSMLVPVVGVAAAWAVLGEELTGWSLTGGVAVVVGVLAGTGWAPRVPFRRSSGGAPLEGREAVTSAAPPRGRARPRPTRTDRTENQSPEPTAPAQNTHRS
- a CDS encoding ABC transporter substrate-binding protein is translated as MSTRITEAAAGAGAGWDAGVGSMVNPSDRRGGTLRLVSSADVDSLDPARTYYVWVWLLQRMLNRTLMAYPTDPGPAGLVPVPDLAESPGRVSDGGRTWTYRLRENLRYDDGTPITSDDLRHAVQRVFAQDVLPGGPTYLVPLLDDPARPYPGPYRTSDPLRSVLTPDERTIVFQLRRPFSDFDHLMAQPCAAPVPRRADTGADYGENPRSSGPYRIAVHRPGKFMHFERNPYWDRATDPVRPALPDRVELTIGVDVDELDERLIAGEFDINLEGRGLQHAAQGRVTTDGVLRSYTDNPRTSFLHFVSIQPHIPPFDNVHARRAVHYAADKILLQQARGGPVTGGDLTTALFPPRLPAHQDLDRYPTGPDLRGDLDAARAELAAAGLPDGFDAVIGTQRGKFRLVADAVAESVARVGIRLTVKELDVASYFSLGAGHPETVREHALGLIVTDWGADFPTEYGFLAPLVDGRQIKPNGGNWNIAELDDPRVNELIDQSLHTTDPAERARQWSAVERLVMEHAVILPLVHDKTLHFRNPWVTNVYVHPAFGLYDVQAMGIAPDRADRSDWENTP
- a CDS encoding SDR family NAD(P)-dependent oxidoreductase, coding for MTSALQGKVALITGASSGIGAATARVLAAEGAAVAVAARRVDRLHALRDELEATGATVHVLELDVTDEQAVHGAVRSTVETLGRLDVLVNNAGVMLLGPVEGADTTDWTRMIGTNVLGLMYMTHAALPHLLKSQGAVVQISSIAARVAGRGAAGYNASKFAVNGFSEGLRQEVTERGVRVVVIEPGTVETELREHITHAPTKAAIEERVSKIRQLQAADIAEAVRYAVTAPSHMTVNEIFIRPTDQA
- a CDS encoding ferredoxin yields the protein MSDASDASGMSDGSHAAGASRLTITVDPDACCAMGRCAASEPELFDQDPDTGTVVLLDPTPAPARHASARLCAELCPCGAITVTED
- a CDS encoding GNAT family N-acetyltransferase is translated as MRGTGPYAGSRGDVRAVADAAALPAAGWDDLLGAEDFFQTSRWLAVQERNSGTTMDFLVQHRDDKPVAGLVAAWADDSVPWLLARPDAMLSRALEDGGTPEAEAVLTEVAQGDPAALLPSLVCGGRHLGRTRAPARPDALPSDVEALLERAEQLAAERGAASVCFPHVDVRDTGLVELLRGRGYRSHLSAHYAWLPIPPGGWDQFLEEMSKHRRRRVRLERRALAEAKVEVHLEPLTKALAPRLGELDCNLLRKYGNPASPEHSAGLLSWISEVMGDDAMVSVARKDGSIIGFGMVLRSRARGEEQWFGHRAGFDYDAQGKLPLYYDVLYYRVLEAAAREGVSVLHAGIGSVEAKLARGCLASEEHSFLLRIGETAR
- a CDS encoding cytochrome P450, producing the protein MPRVSPVDPPPQLAALRAGRAASRVTLWDGSEVWLVTSHAGVRAVLGDRRFTAVTSAPGFPMLTRTSQLVRAAPHTASFIRMDDPDHSRLRSMLTRDFLARKAEEMRPVLRELLDDMLGGLVAAGEKPVDLVAGLTIPVPSRVIALLFGVGEDRRDFIEGRSAILIDRGYTPDQVATARDELDGFLRELVESRVADPGTDLVSRLVTDQVRPGRLSVEELVPMCRLLLVAGHGTTTSQASLSLLSLATDPGLADALTKDESLLPKAVEELLRFHSIVQNGLARAAIEDVQLDDVTIKAGEGVVLSLSAGNRDERVFPSPDTLDPHRDARRHLAFGHGIHQCLGQWLAKVEIEEMLAAVLRWMPGVRLAVPFEELDFRHEVSSYGLGALPVTW
- a CDS encoding ATP-grasp domain-containing protein — encoded protein: MTTPLADYAKFAGRRIAIVEHMQNHPFVLGLHQAREHGLEVWLLTGDRAWYTHGHDWDSHPLAAAVDHVIDVDTTDLEAVLSVVTDDNGAPLVDGLTSFSDYHTVLAAQAARRLGLPGPDPAAVETANVKDRLRVALGDVPFNIPHMLVGGREQLEEAAERLGFPMIAKPPAEAISYGVRRVDDMDQLVEAWQELSGIRHSLRGQPRSGDVLLETYVEGVEVSVETMTVDGHTHVFGVTSKDLFGDPAYIECGHTFPVPLSDDERDELYSVVRRTLEAIGYDRGPCHTEVRRTESGWRIIEANPRTPSSCMTMLVTDVTGRSPILDAWLLAIGEIPPIEPVIHTGGAAVRMIYPQRRGVLKRVDGVEAASSVPGVQVLLHVEKGDHLLQRMDNSSCVGFTYCNGPDRLEAQALADKAAAYLDFVVEEDGAQKL